One Thermodesulfovibrionales bacterium genomic window, GTCAGGCTGTGCTTGACGGATAATATTCCTGAGAAGATAAGGCAAATGAGGCTGCGAAGGGGATGAAGGAAATATAAAGAAACCCGTCGCGGATCTTGGCGCAAGTAGAAAAGGAGATATTTTCCATTTGTTTGTTTATAATTGAACATGCCGACAATCAAGGAAATATCGGGGCCATATCGTTTTTTCTTTTATAGTTTTGATTGTAATGAGCAAATGCATGTGCATGTCCAGCGGGAGAACATGCTTTGCAAATTTTGGTTGTCACCCATTGCCTTGGCGAAAAATAAGGGATTCGCGCCGAAAGAACTTAATATCGTAAGGGAAATAATCATTAACAACAAAGATAGAATAAAGGAGGCATGGCATGAGCACTGCGGTCAAACTGCAAGAAGTAAGAATTAAAGATATAAAAGTGACTGCGGCTACGATTACAGCTCAGCTGGTTGATGGGCGTGTAATCAGTGTGCCGCTTGCATGGTCATGGCGTTTATCCGAAGCCACGCCTAAACAGCGCTCAAACTATAGAATTATAGGCGATGGTGACGGAGTGCATTGGCCGGACATTGATGAAGATATCAGTGCGGAAGGCATGATTTATGGCATGCCTGCTCCTCGTCCTCAGAAACGCAGATCAAAATCAAAGTGATACGAAAAGGCCAATCGGGTAAGGGCCGGTAATAGCCGTCCCTCCTTACACCGCCCAACATGCGGGTTCACAATGGGCGTGGGGCAAAACGCAAGTTGACATTTCCCGGCTCATTTTATTATTCTATTCAGTCTAATACCTACGAAGGATGGTGCAGTAATGAAAACCCCGTTTGCAAAGAAGGCCGAAGTGGAGAAGAAATGGTACCTTGTCGATGCCAAGGACGCGGTACTCGGCAGGATGGCCACAAAGATAGCGAATTACCTCCGCGGCAAAAACAAGCCGATATTCACCCCAAACGTCGATACCGGTGATTTCGTCATCGTCGTGAATGCCGAAAAGGTCAGACTCACCGGGAACAAGCTCGAGGACAAGGTCTATTATCACCACACGGGATATATCGGTGGAATCAAGGCAGAGACCGCAAGAGAGCGTATAACGAGCGACCCTGAAAAGATGATTATCGATGCAGTATGGGGTATGCTTCCCAAGAACAGGCTCGGCAGGGCGATGATCAAGAAACTCAAGGTTTATCGGGGAAGTGAACATCCCCACGCAGCACAGAAACCAGAGGTTATCCAATAAACAACGGACGTGATCTCCATGTC contains:
- a CDS encoding DUF2442 domain-containing protein produces the protein MSTAVKLQEVRIKDIKVTAATITAQLVDGRVISVPLAWSWRLSEATPKQRSNYRIIGDGDGVHWPDIDEDISAEGMIYGMPAPRPQKRRSKSK
- the rplM gene encoding 50S ribosomal protein L13; the protein is MKTPFAKKAEVEKKWYLVDAKDAVLGRMATKIANYLRGKNKPIFTPNVDTGDFVIVVNAEKVRLTGNKLEDKVYYHHTGYIGGIKAETARERITSDPEKMIIDAVWGMLPKNRLGRAMIKKLKVYRGSEHPHAAQKPEVIQ